Within the Zea mays cultivar B73 chromosome 10, Zm-B73-REFERENCE-NAM-5.0, whole genome shotgun sequence genome, the region TGATGTAGGATCAATTTTCCTATGTGGTACTAAACACCAGTATCAGATTATGTGATGTAGGATCAGTTTCCGTGGCGCAGCTCATATCTATTTGGGCTGATGGCTTATTAAGAAGACATGATAACTATGTACGTTATCAGTTTGTAACTAAGCACAACGCAAACCTCCAGATCGTACTAACTACTTATTAAAGACATTTCATACTTACTGTTCCTTTTTAATTTTGGTAAAGGTCATATAACCTGGCGCGCGCTAGGCGCGCGTCAACTACTAGTCCCCTAAATCAACGGTCGAAGTTCAATTCAATGCGAGGAAACCTTTGTGCTCATTGGGCAACTTGCCTTCGATTCCGCAAACAACTCACCCCATCGGTGCTTGATTTCACGTGCTCCAGATGGTCCTCGAGGCCAGAGATAGAGATCGTAGCCTCTTGGGTGAATCATCCGCGACCCTAAGTCCAAGACCGCCGTCCTTGCCGCTAAAATCTCGCCACCCTTTCGCACAGGGACGGAGCCAGGAAAAAGTTTAGGAGGGACTGAACTATATTGTTGCAGTATAAAAGCTCATTCTACATTATATTATATACATTTTAGATTAGGGGAGGCTATAGTGGGGCTCCATGGGATCCGAAGCGGTAGGGGGGGCTCGAGCCCCGCCCGCCCCACCGCTGGATCCGTCCCTGCTTTCGCACCTCGCCACCGATGGTTGTTTTCGCGCGCGACTAAAACACTGGATGTTCAAATGGCTGCCGGATGCCTCTCGTTTTTCAATGCTCACGCAACTACTCAAACATGCAAACATGTTGTTTATCTCGCGGTTTTGCACGCCACCGTTGAGGTCAGTCTTATTTGAAGTTTTTGGCTACACCACATGTTTTGGAGTAGAGACGGCAATAGAGACCTAATTCTCGATTCCCGCGGAGAATTCcccttaggccccgtttgtttcgttggaattcaattccattttaataattataatttagacaaaactaattaagttcatatatttatatatgtaatatatttgtatattatcctaaatcatacgaGAGAGATAATtttatactacatttatgttatagcgaagcaAATATAAgattgtgctataagttgtacatcggaaaaataacatgtaaatatatagaatcaattttcatctctcaccccatgaatttgagataggcttatatgataactttggaaagtggtggaatgtcacattctaaaaaaatagcatattctattagtaagattccaattcctcaaaatgaaaggaaacaaacgggaccttagGGGACGGGTATGCGAGCAATTTAGTCTCCACAGGAATCGAGACGGGAAAATTTAGTCCCTATCAAATTCGCGAGGACGGGGATAAGCAACAATGTCTGTCTCCGTTCCCTGTTGACTTGTTAAAATCACACTAAAAATTTCAATATATAGTTTATtataaaatgacaaattaaacttTAATATAGATCTCTCTTATAATTTTAGTTTTTGCTTGTTCAATTTAATATTGATTTTTATATAATTAATTTAAATTTGCCTTTAAACAGTGCACTTATTAGTGAAGACGGATTCCCCTAAATTCTTTGACGGGAACAGATACGGGAGAAAAGGCTCCTCATAAGTGTTTGTCGAGACAGGAACGAGGATGGAGAGCCATTCCTCGATGAAAAATTCTCGGTTGCCATTCCTATTGTGGACAGATTCGCTAGGTCCATGTCCACCCCGACTTtcattaaggccttgttcgtttacgtcGGATTGCACCCGAAATTGttacagctaatcaaagtttatataaattagagaaggaaTCCGGTTAAGAATCGTTCCGGcccaccaatccggcacaaacgaacaagaccTAAAGTGCAAAAAAAAAAGTGAGGCGCCACAAACTACATCCCAATGAATGTAACAAGAAGACATCACATGTCACAGAGCAAACTGAAATTTTTATTTCATTGCATGGTACCTTCACCATTGCATTAGTAATGCAACACATTACAACCAAGTTACTTGGAGCCGCACGGTGACAAGAACGATAAAATGCTACCTTTATTCTTCTCTTGCGCCTCGAGAATTGTGCGATGTAGCATCGCGTTGTCTTTGCTGAGAGCATTGATCTCAGTCATCTTTTCCTCCAACGCCGCCTTCAGTTTCCCTTTCTCACCGTCCTTGCCAGCAATGTGATTCTCGAGTTCCTCGATTTTTAACTTGAGCTTGTTACCTTCGACCTTCTCGGACACTAGTGCTTTCTGGACAGAGTTCTTCTCGTCGTTCAGGCGCGACTGCTTGGCATCAAGTTCGTCGCAGGACGCTTGCAGCTGTGACACAGAGAGCCGGATCCTCGCCAGCTCATCCTTCAGCCTGTCAGCCTCTGCATCTTTGTTGCGCGCTGCTTTCTCGGCCGCTTCCTTGCTGGCGTGGATTTCCTCTATCTTCCTCCTGAGGTTCTCTATTTCTGCCATGAACTTGGCCTTCTCAGCGTCACATGACCTCACAACTGTCTCCCTCGCCTCTGCCGATGCAGCCAAGTCCATCTTGAGGCGCTTAACCTCTAATTCAGCCATGGCATGCCTCTGCTCCGCTATTAAAATCTCCAAACGGAGCTTATCCTTTTCGCCCTCCACCAGATCCTTCTTGGTTTGGATTTCCTCCACCTTCCTCTTAAGATCCTCCAGTTCCTTCGTGGTCTTTGCTTTCTCGGCACCAAATGCTTTTGTAGCCGCCTCCTTTGCCTCCACCAATGCTCCCAGTTCCATCTTAAGGCTCTCAGCCTctgcttcggacatgctttgtttgtgCTGTGCGGTCAAAACCTCCAGCTGAAGCTTGTCGTTTTCAGCCTCCAGCAAACCCTTGTTGGTCTGCAATTCCTCTAGCTTCTTCTCAAGGTCATCCAGTTCCTTCAGGATCTCTGCCTTCTCAGCATCGAACTCCCTCGTAAGGATCTGCTTGGCCTCCTCTACTGCCCCCAATTCCATCCTGACGCTCTTAATCTCTCCTTCAAATAGGCTACGCTCTTGCTCTGCACTCGAAATCTTTGACCGAAGCTCCTGGTTCTGACTCTCTACCAAATCCCTGTTGGCCTTGATCTCCTCGATTGTCCTCTTAAGGTTGTCCATTTCCTCCATGATTTCTGCCTTCTCAGCTTCAGATGCCCTTGCAGCTGCCTCCTTCGCCTCCACCACTGAACACACTACTTGTTTAATGCACTTAACCTCTGCTTCAGACTGTCTATATTTCTCCTGTGCTGTGAGAATCTCAGACTGAAGCTTACTGTTTTCTCCCTCCACTAAATCCTTATTAGCTTCGATTTCCTTCAGCTTCCTCTGTAGTTCCTCTAATTCATTGGTGATTTCTGCTTTTTGTACGTCGAAAGCCTTGGCAGCCGCCTCCTTCGCCTCCAACAACCCACTCAGTTCCTTCTTGAGCCTCTCAATCTCTGCTTCAGACATGTTTTGCTTTTCAGCTGCGATCAAAGCCTCGGACCGAAGCTTGTCATTCTCGCTCTCTGTCAAATCCTTGATGGCCAGCATTTCCTCCAGCCTCATCTTGAGATCCTCCGATTCTAGCGTGATTTTCTCTCTCTCGTCGTTGAATTCCTTGGCAGCTGCCTCCTTTGCCTCCGCCAGCGCGCCTAATTCCTTCGTCAGCCTCTCAACCTCCGCTGCAGACTTGCTACACTTTTCCTCCGCAACCAAAACCTCCGACTGAAGCTTATCATTTtcagccttcaagcttctccccaCCTCTTCCTTGTGGCTTGAGATCGCCTTTGCCTCCTCCAGTTGCTTCTCCAGCTTGGCCTTCTCGCCCATCAGCTGGGTAATTTTGTGCTCCAGTTCCCACACCCTGTCCCCAAGTGTGGAGACCTGGTGCGATAGGGTCCTCACCCTGTCATCTGTGAAGAGATCTGCAACACACGTACGGTACATTTTAGAGAA harbors:
- the LOC109939228 gene encoding myosin heavy chain, striated muscle, producing the protein MSSPTSPWFADLFTDDRVRTLSHQVSTLGDRVWELEHKITQLMGEKAKLEKQLEEAKAISSHKEEVGRSLKAENDKLQSEVLVAEEKCSKSAAEVERLTKELGALAEAKEAAAKEFNDEREKITLESEDLKMRLEEMLAIKDLTESENDKLRSEALIAAEKQNMSEAEIERLKKELSGLLEAKEAAAKAFDVQKAEITNELEELQRKLKEIEANKDLVEGENSKLQSEILTAQEKYRQSEAEVKCIKQVVCSVVEAKEAAARASEAEKAEIMEEMDNLKRTIEEIKANRDLVESQNQELRSKISSAEQERSLFEGEIKSVRMELGAVEEAKQILTREFDAEKAEILKELDDLEKKLEELQTNKGLLEAENDKLQLEVLTAQHKQSMSEAEAESLKMELGALVEAKEAATKAFGAEKAKTTKELEDLKRKVEEIQTKKDLVEGEKDKLRLEILIAEQRHAMAELEVKRLKMDLAASAEARETVVRSCDAEKAKFMAEIENLRRKIEEIHASKEAAEKAARNKDAEADRLKDELARIRLSVSQLQASCDELDAKQSRLNDEKNSVQKALVSEKVEGNKLKLKIEELENHIAGKDGEKGKLKAALEEKMTEINALSKDNAMLHRTILEAQEKNKGSILSFLSPCGSK